In Janibacter alkaliphilus, the following proteins share a genomic window:
- a CDS encoding DinB family protein has translation MATPEDPKATLHRYLRQSREALLWKLDGLSERDQRRPLTPTGTNLLGLIKHEAFCEQGYLGDTFGRPGPLPDLWADLTHAEDNADMFAAEDESAADVVAMARAAWAHADATVDALDLDATGRVPGWPAERAEITLHQALVHLLVDVARHAGHADILREQLDGSAGLRPDMDNLPEQDQVWWAEHVARLQRIADARG, from the coding sequence ATGGCGACGCCCGAGGACCCCAAGGCCACGCTGCACCGCTACCTGCGCCAGAGCCGCGAGGCGCTGCTGTGGAAGCTCGACGGCCTCTCCGAGCGCGACCAGCGCCGCCCGCTCACCCCCACCGGCACCAACCTGCTCGGCCTGATCAAGCACGAGGCCTTCTGCGAGCAGGGCTACCTCGGCGACACCTTCGGCCGTCCGGGCCCGCTGCCCGACCTGTGGGCGGACCTGACGCACGCCGAGGACAACGCCGACATGTTCGCCGCCGAGGACGAGAGCGCCGCGGACGTCGTCGCGATGGCCCGCGCGGCCTGGGCGCACGCCGATGCGACGGTCGACGCGCTCGACCTCGATGCGACCGGCCGGGTGCCGGGGTGGCCGGCCGAGCGCGCCGAGATCACCCTGCACCAGGCGCTCGTCCACCTGCTCGTCGACGTCGCCCGGCACGCCGGCCACGCGGACATCCTGCGCGAGCAGCTCGACGGCTCGGCGGGGCTGCGGCCGGACATGGACAACCTGCCCGAGCAGGATCAGGTGTGGTGGGCCGAGCATGTCGCCCGGCTGCAGCGCATCGCCGACGCCCGCGGCTGA
- a CDS encoding HNH endonuclease signature motif containing protein, with product MSADPTTAAPTRVARVDEVFAAAHRALDDLDRELDRIHRAAGSTGAPGGGRAAPVTEEPPVGAAELASVMTRLARVANRAQALRDKGGAIVVRSGVPERQGAKDPAQWFTRVLHTDPRTARGDARRAEALDLAEPARPAPEDDASSGTRLTLIGAEGSAGSEGSDSSTGETSTSPGGSTPSGPTPTGRAQLSGDLSAAHADVITRALRNLPDGLDPAARERCETELLRMASTRSPVQLRRAAARVIEHVTGDTVAADVHEDRLAQAEEDAAWERASFWMKDNHDGTMFGQFTVPTLAGTALKKIVEAMSAPRRAPSRRAGGGAGDQSTTDRTGGSGGSRGQHGSDAPGGDRPSDRLSGSDWAQMSWKERQQERMRRQGQELATLLMHLPTDHLHDKIAATVIVQTRLTDLQSQTRRIGTDDSGCGVSAAAVRRAACGAGILPAVMGGDSVPLDLGTQRRCFSETQRAALALTYGSCAAEGCDTPFAWTETHHLRAFAAGGQTDLANAVPLCGHHHRLIDRADEHTISRDPASRRVSIRFLSRVRR from the coding sequence ATGAGCGCAGACCCGACGACCGCGGCACCCACCCGGGTGGCGCGCGTCGACGAGGTCTTCGCGGCGGCGCACCGCGCGCTCGACGACCTCGACCGGGAGCTGGACCGGATCCACCGCGCAGCCGGCTCGACCGGCGCGCCTGGCGGTGGGCGAGCCGCACCTGTCACCGAGGAGCCGCCCGTCGGCGCGGCCGAGCTGGCCTCGGTCATGACCCGCCTCGCGAGGGTCGCCAACCGCGCGCAGGCGCTGCGGGACAAGGGTGGGGCGATCGTCGTCCGATCCGGGGTGCCGGAGCGGCAGGGCGCGAAGGACCCGGCGCAGTGGTTCACCCGGGTGCTGCACACCGACCCTCGGACCGCGCGGGGCGACGCGCGCCGGGCCGAGGCCCTGGACCTCGCCGAGCCGGCGCGACCCGCACCCGAGGACGACGCCTCCTCCGGCACGAGGCTCACCCTGATCGGCGCGGAGGGGAGCGCCGGGTCCGAGGGGTCCGACAGCTCGACGGGCGAGACATCGACGAGCCCGGGCGGCTCGACCCCCTCGGGACCCACCCCGACCGGTCGCGCACAGCTCTCCGGCGACCTCTCGGCCGCGCACGCCGACGTCATCACCCGGGCCCTGCGCAACCTGCCGGACGGGCTGGATCCGGCGGCACGGGAGCGCTGCGAGACCGAGCTGCTCCGGATGGCCTCGACCCGCTCGCCCGTCCAGCTGCGGCGTGCCGCCGCACGCGTCATCGAGCACGTCACCGGCGACACCGTGGCGGCTGACGTCCACGAGGACCGGCTGGCCCAGGCCGAGGAGGACGCCGCCTGGGAGCGGGCGTCCTTCTGGATGAAAGACAACCACGACGGCACGATGTTCGGGCAGTTCACCGTGCCGACGCTCGCCGGCACCGCGCTGAAGAAGATCGTCGAGGCCATGTCCGCGCCGCGCCGTGCGCCGAGCCGAAGGGCTGGTGGTGGTGCGGGCGACCAGAGCACCACGGATCGCACGGGCGGCTCGGGCGGCTCGAGGGGCCAGCACGGCTCCGACGCCCCAGGCGGCGATCGGCCCAGCGACCGGCTCAGCGGGTCTGACTGGGCGCAGATGAGCTGGAAGGAGCGGCAGCAGGAGCGGATGCGCCGGCAGGGCCAGGAGCTCGCCACCCTGCTGATGCACCTGCCGACCGACCACCTGCACGACAAGATCGCCGCCACGGTCATCGTCCAGACCCGGCTCACCGACCTGCAGTCACAGACCCGCCGGATCGGCACGGACGACAGCGGCTGCGGTGTCTCTGCTGCCGCTGTGCGACGGGCCGCCTGCGGGGCCGGCATCCTCCCCGCGGTCATGGGTGGAGACAGCGTGCCGCTCGACCTTGGCACCCAGCGACGGTGCTTCTCCGAGACCCAGCGCGCGGCCCTCGCCCTGACCTACGGCAGCTGTGCGGCGGAAGGGTGCGACACCCCCTTCGCCTGGACGGAGACCCATCACCTCCGAGCGTTCGCCGCGGGAGGGCAGACGGACCTCGCCAACGCCGTCCCGTTGTGCGGTCACCATCACCGGCTCATCGACCGGGCCGACGAGCACACGATCAGCCGAGATCCGGCGAGCCGACGCGTGTCGATCCGCTTCCTCAGCAGGGTCAGACGCTGA
- a CDS encoding flavodoxin family protein — MARLLLVHHSPTKGTGALLEAALEGARHPDVEGVEVVVRPALEATAEDVLEADGYLLGTPANFGYMSGALKHFFDSTFLQVGGALDDSGGAGDGEGAPTAKRPFGLWVHGRYDTTGAVRSVTSIVQALGWRQAADVLEVMGEVGEAERAAATELGGTLAALLSS; from the coding sequence ATGGCACGTCTGCTTCTCGTCCACCACAGCCCGACGAAGGGGACCGGCGCCCTGCTGGAGGCGGCGCTGGAGGGAGCCCGGCACCCGGACGTCGAGGGGGTCGAGGTGGTGGTGCGCCCGGCGCTGGAGGCGACCGCCGAGGACGTGCTCGAGGCCGACGGTTACCTGCTGGGCACGCCGGCGAACTTCGGCTACATGTCCGGAGCGCTGAAGCACTTCTTCGACTCCACCTTCCTCCAGGTCGGCGGCGCGCTCGACGACTCCGGCGGCGCCGGGGACGGCGAGGGGGCGCCGACGGCGAAGCGCCCCTTCGGGCTCTGGGTGCACGGGCGCTACGACACCACCGGCGCGGTCCGCTCTGTGACCTCGATCGTGCAGGCGCTCGGCTGGCGGCAGGCCGCCGACGTGCTCGAAGTGATGGGCGAGGTGGGGGAGGCGGAGCGGGCCGCCGCCACCGAGCTCGGCGGGACGCTGGCGGCGCTGCTGAGCAGCTGA
- a CDS encoding WXG100 family type VII secretion target → MSLAEGMDVARVRQIADSLGRNGEQLREVRGVGTASMSVLAVTWEGADVEVFADRWGRSAGQLETAAQALREAQTELLRQADAQESASDGAGGSGGSSGSGAEPFAGVTVTATATAERGWSLPDPLGELQDAWDGLTDGAGDAWDWLGDRADDAWSGITEGAGDAWDWLGDRADDARDAAVDFWEDEVVSRWEAGLDGLERLGPSIDNLVDQLSQPFTEGTWPRFDQVVASAALVGGRIYGTAVNVVTGEDHEILHSGDGTVVSELDVPTSSADDRGRVPTDVNALMDIMGDTYDRDRSGEYDEDDPHADNRHVRVTTVDQGDGSSAYIVTVPGTNGLFNFPGSVTGGDEAFDNTSNLELQAGERSASMEAVEAAMEEAGIPPDAPVMLMGHSQGGMVTAELTEDEAFMGQYNVTHMITQGSPNDGRTIPSEVETLALEHTNDLVPKADLGDAYLGPPVVVPLPGPLPGVPLPATPIPNPDPSLAGSGEHVTQVRMEPGEGVEPSGVPDDMNAHHYDQYALSVERELAAGNPALQDYADDPGLDVFLTDDPGRVDITEYGTARE, encoded by the coding sequence ATGAGCCTCGCCGAGGGGATGGACGTCGCCCGGGTGCGCCAGATCGCCGACTCGCTGGGCCGCAACGGAGAGCAGCTGCGGGAGGTGCGCGGCGTCGGCACCGCGAGCATGTCCGTGCTCGCCGTCACCTGGGAGGGCGCGGACGTCGAGGTCTTCGCCGACCGGTGGGGTCGCAGCGCCGGCCAGCTCGAGACCGCGGCGCAGGCCCTGCGCGAGGCGCAGACCGAGCTGCTGCGCCAGGCGGACGCGCAGGAGAGCGCCTCGGACGGAGCGGGCGGCTCCGGCGGTTCCTCGGGGAGCGGGGCGGAGCCCTTCGCCGGTGTCACGGTCACGGCCACCGCCACGGCCGAGCGCGGCTGGAGCCTGCCGGACCCGCTCGGCGAGCTGCAGGACGCCTGGGACGGGCTCACCGACGGCGCCGGTGACGCCTGGGACTGGCTGGGCGACCGGGCCGACGACGCGTGGTCGGGGATCACCGAGGGCGCCGGGGACGCCTGGGACTGGCTGGGTGACCGGGCGGACGACGCCCGCGACGCGGCCGTCGACTTCTGGGAGGACGAGGTCGTCTCCCGCTGGGAGGCCGGCCTGGACGGGCTGGAGCGTCTCGGCCCCTCGATCGACAACCTCGTCGACCAGCTCTCCCAGCCCTTCACCGAGGGGACCTGGCCCCGCTTCGACCAGGTCGTCGCCAGCGCCGCCCTGGTCGGTGGACGGATCTACGGCACCGCGGTGAACGTCGTCACCGGCGAGGACCACGAGATCCTGCACTCCGGCGACGGGACCGTCGTCTCCGAGCTCGACGTCCCGACGAGCAGCGCTGACGACCGGGGCCGGGTGCCCACCGACGTCAACGCGCTGATGGACATCATGGGCGACACCTACGACCGGGACCGCAGCGGCGAGTACGACGAGGACGACCCGCACGCGGACAACCGGCACGTCCGGGTGACGACCGTCGACCAGGGCGACGGCAGCTCGGCCTACATCGTCACCGTGCCCGGCACCAACGGGCTCTTCAACTTCCCGGGGTCGGTCACCGGCGGTGACGAGGCCTTCGACAACACCTCCAACCTCGAGCTGCAGGCGGGGGAGCGGAGCGCCTCGATGGAGGCGGTCGAGGCGGCGATGGAGGAGGCGGGCATCCCGCCGGACGCCCCGGTCATGCTCATGGGCCACAGCCAGGGCGGGATGGTCACCGCCGAGCTCACCGAGGACGAGGCCTTCATGGGCCAGTACAACGTCACCCACATGATCACCCAGGGCTCGCCCAACGACGGCCGGACGATCCCGTCCGAGGTGGAGACCCTGGCGCTGGAGCACACCAACGACCTCGTGCCGAAGGCCGACCTCGGGGACGCCTATCTCGGCCCGCCGGTGGTGGTCCCGCTGCCCGGGCCGCTGCCCGGCGTGCCGCTGCCGGCGACGCCGATCCCGAACCCGGACCCGTCGCTGGCCGGCTCCGGGGAGCACGTCACCCAGGTCCGGATGGAGCCGGGCGAAGGGGTCGAGCCCTCCGGGGTGCCCGACGACATGAACGCCCACCACTACGACCAGTACGCCCTCTCGGTCGAGCGCGAGCTGGCCGCCGGGAACCCGGCGCTGCAGGACTACGCGGACGACCCGGGGCTCGACGTCTTCCTCACCGACGACCCCGGTCGGGTGGACATCACCGAGTACGGCACCGCTCGCGAGTGA
- the ppc gene encoding phosphoenolpyruvate carboxylase, with protein sequence MTDTASADRQPDSRPADTSAAPTADASPDADLRRDIRLVTSLLGETIVRTEGQELFDLVEQVRERTKTGSLDELPELSLADTVSLTRAFTAYFHLANVTEQVHRGRALAAENAARGGWVERAVERIGEAGVPATDVAEEVARLVVRPVFTAHPTEVTRRSTLDKLRRIAALLDEPDSSRRTRRLAESIDLLWRTDEIRVEPPDPTDEARNGVYYLEGLSRAAVPDVVEELRDRLAEAGVALPLEATPLRFGTWMGGDRDGNPNVTPAVTQEVLRLQAVHGIRLLRTRVDALRRDLSISDRLSPCDPDLTARLEEMLAALPEVERRYRRLNAEEPYRLFLTCVEVRLGLTETRVREDAEHQPYRDYRDDTELLDDLQLVHRSVATHQGPLAAGGELERLVRTVGATGLTLATLDVREHSDKHHAAVGQLLDRVGSLEVPYAELDQPGRMAALSAELAGRRPLARQPLPLDEKAAVTAEAFGTIRWALDAFGPRTVESYIVSMTMHADDILAAVVLGREAGLVDLPGGVARVGFVPLLETVDELANAVEILGALFGDPSYRELLRLRGDVQEVMLGYSDSNKVGGIAASQWQIQRAQRRIRDLAREHGLRVTFFHGRGGSVGRGGGPTYEAIMALPFGTVDGEVKVTEQGEVISDKYALPSLARQNLELLVAATLEASLLHRQDRRTPEQSERWDALMDDLSGAAHERYRGLVERHGLADYFLASTPVDLLGALHIGSRPAKRPGADAGLDDLRAIPWVFGWTQSRQIVPGWFGVGSGLSATADRIEDLREMYDTWPFFRTFLDNVAMTLAKTDLEIARQYVGALAPAELQPLLDDIVAEHELTLAQVLEVTGDDALLDREQTLRTTLEIRENYLTPLHHLQVQLLARHRAGEEGPELERALLHTISGIAAGMRNTG encoded by the coding sequence GTGACCGACACCGCGTCCGCCGACCGCCAGCCCGACAGCCGGCCTGCCGACACCTCGGCCGCACCCACCGCCGACGCCTCGCCCGACGCCGACCTGCGCCGGGACATCCGTCTGGTGACCTCCCTCCTGGGCGAGACCATCGTGCGCACCGAGGGGCAGGAGCTCTTCGACCTCGTCGAGCAGGTGCGCGAGCGCACCAAGACCGGGTCGCTGGACGAGCTGCCCGAGCTCAGCCTGGCGGACACGGTCAGCCTGACCCGGGCCTTCACCGCCTACTTCCACCTGGCCAACGTCACCGAGCAGGTGCACCGCGGCCGCGCGCTGGCCGCGGAGAACGCGGCCCGCGGCGGCTGGGTGGAGCGGGCCGTCGAGCGGATCGGCGAGGCCGGGGTGCCGGCCACCGACGTCGCCGAGGAGGTCGCCCGGCTCGTGGTGCGCCCGGTCTTCACCGCGCACCCGACCGAGGTCACCCGGCGCTCCACGCTGGACAAGCTGCGCCGGATCGCGGCGCTGCTCGACGAGCCGGACTCGTCCCGTCGCACCCGGCGGCTGGCCGAGTCGATCGACCTGCTGTGGCGCACCGACGAGATCCGGGTGGAGCCGCCGGACCCGACCGACGAGGCGCGCAACGGCGTCTACTACCTCGAGGGCCTCTCCCGGGCCGCGGTGCCGGACGTCGTCGAGGAGCTGCGCGACCGGCTGGCCGAGGCCGGGGTGGCGCTGCCGCTGGAGGCGACCCCGCTGCGCTTCGGCACGTGGATGGGCGGTGACCGCGACGGCAACCCGAACGTCACCCCCGCGGTCACCCAGGAGGTGCTGCGCCTGCAGGCGGTGCACGGCATCCGGCTGCTGCGCACCCGGGTCGACGCGCTGCGGCGCGACCTGTCGATCAGCGACCGGCTCTCCCCGTGCGACCCGGACCTCACCGCGCGGCTGGAGGAGATGCTCGCCGCGCTGCCCGAGGTGGAGCGCCGCTACCGCCGGCTCAACGCCGAGGAGCCCTACCGGCTCTTCCTCACCTGCGTCGAGGTCCGGCTCGGCCTCACCGAGACCCGGGTGCGCGAGGACGCCGAGCACCAGCCGTACCGGGACTACCGCGACGACACCGAGCTGCTCGACGACCTGCAGCTGGTGCACCGCTCGGTGGCTACCCACCAGGGACCGCTGGCCGCCGGCGGTGAGCTGGAGCGGCTGGTGCGCACGGTGGGCGCCACCGGGCTGACCCTGGCGACCCTGGACGTGCGCGAGCACTCCGACAAGCACCACGCCGCGGTCGGCCAGCTGCTGGACCGGGTGGGCAGCCTCGAGGTGCCCTACGCCGAGCTCGACCAGCCGGGGCGGATGGCGGCGCTGTCGGCCGAGCTGGCCGGGCGACGTCCGCTGGCCCGGCAGCCGCTGCCCCTGGACGAGAAGGCCGCGGTGACGGCGGAGGCCTTCGGCACGATCCGGTGGGCGCTCGACGCCTTCGGCCCGCGCACCGTGGAGAGCTACATCGTCTCGATGACCATGCACGCCGACGACATCCTGGCCGCGGTGGTGCTCGGGCGGGAGGCCGGTCTGGTCGACCTGCCCGGCGGCGTCGCCCGGGTCGGCTTCGTGCCGCTGCTGGAGACCGTCGACGAGCTGGCCAACGCGGTGGAGATCCTCGGGGCGCTCTTCGGCGACCCCTCCTACCGCGAGCTGCTGCGGCTGCGCGGCGACGTGCAGGAGGTCATGCTCGGCTACTCCGACAGCAACAAGGTCGGCGGGATCGCCGCCTCGCAGTGGCAGATCCAGCGGGCTCAGCGCCGGATCCGTGACCTGGCCCGGGAGCACGGGCTGCGGGTGACCTTCTTCCACGGTCGTGGCGGGTCGGTCGGCCGTGGCGGCGGGCCCACCTACGAGGCGATCATGGCGCTGCCCTTCGGCACCGTCGACGGCGAGGTGAAGGTCACCGAGCAGGGCGAGGTGATCAGCGACAAGTACGCCCTGCCGAGCCTGGCCCGGCAGAACCTCGAGCTGCTCGTCGCGGCCACTCTCGAGGCGAGCCTGCTGCACCGGCAGGACCGGCGGACCCCGGAGCAGTCGGAGCGCTGGGACGCCCTCATGGACGACCTCTCGGGGGCGGCGCACGAGCGCTACCGCGGGCTGGTGGAGCGGCACGGGCTGGCCGACTACTTCCTCGCCTCGACCCCGGTGGATCTGCTGGGTGCGCTGCACATCGGCTCGCGACCGGCGAAGCGGCCCGGCGCCGACGCCGGGCTGGACGACCTGCGCGCGATCCCGTGGGTCTTCGGCTGGACCCAGTCGCGGCAGATCGTGCCCGGCTGGTTCGGGGTGGGCAGCGGGCTGTCGGCGACCGCCGACCGGATCGAGGACCTGCGGGAGATGTACGACACCTGGCCGTTCTTCCGCACCTTCCTCGACAACGTCGCGATGACGCTGGCGAAGACCGACCTCGAGATCGCCCGGCAGTACGTCGGTGCGCTAGCCCCGGCCGAGCTGCAGCCGCTGCTGGACGACATCGTCGCCGAGCACGAGCTGACCCTCGCCCAGGTGCTCGAGGTGACCGGCGACGACGCCCTGCTGGACCGGGAGCAGACCCTGCGCACCACCCTGGAGATCCGGGAGAACTACCTCACCCCGCTGCACCACCTGCAGGTGCAGCTGCTCGCCCGGCACCGCGCCGGCGAGGAGGGCCCCGAGCTCGAGCGGGCGCTGCTGCACACCATCAGCGGCATCGCGGCCGGCATGCGCAACACCGGCTGA
- a CDS encoding winged helix-turn-helix transcriptional regulator, with amino-acid sequence MAHQAVSAWDDELVPTADGRTRAPSPDCPVEVALAAVSGRWTTLVLRNLLSGDSHSFSGLAASLPTLSDKVLTDRLRQLVSAGLVERTTTKGVPRRTTYRVTARGEELRPLLIELYRTGLALGSHDEARPGET; translated from the coding sequence GTGGCTCACCAAGCGGTAAGCGCCTGGGACGACGAGCTGGTGCCTACGGCCGACGGGCGCACCCGGGCACCGTCCCCGGACTGCCCGGTCGAGGTGGCGCTGGCTGCCGTCTCGGGCCGGTGGACGACGCTGGTGCTGCGGAACCTGCTCTCCGGCGACAGCCACTCCTTCTCCGGGCTGGCCGCGTCGCTGCCCACCCTCAGCGACAAGGTGCTCACCGACCGACTGCGACAGCTCGTGTCTGCCGGGCTGGTGGAGAGGACCACGACGAAGGGGGTCCCGCGGCGCACCACGTACCGGGTCACCGCGCGTGGCGAGGAGCTGCGTCCGCTGCTCATCGAGCTCTATCGGACCGGCCTGGCGCTCGGCTCGCACGACGAGGCTCGACCCGGCGAGACCTGA
- a CDS encoding DUF1361 domain-containing protein: MDSTTHATGPARARRPIGRPVRRLAALAAAMTVVSALATGLLWVRMSRTGEASFSFLTWNLFLAWVPFVLAVAMGLLHARGGSRWALLGLGVGWLLFLPNAPYILTDLIHLGAIPGAPLWFDATLIGAFAVAGLALGIASLLVVHHVVQERLGVAAGWAVAVSSLVLSALGVYLGRFPRFNSWDVLTNLDGLVGVVLKRLGDPLGNPFLIQFGVAMSAALIGSYAAAWWVGGRRLDLRPVTA; the protein is encoded by the coding sequence ATGGACAGCACCACCCACGCCACCGGCCCGGCACGCGCCCGCCGACCGATCGGGCGGCCGGTCCGTCGGCTGGCCGCGCTGGCAGCCGCGATGACCGTCGTCTCGGCGCTCGCCACGGGCCTGCTCTGGGTGCGGATGTCCCGCACCGGCGAGGCGAGCTTCTCCTTCCTCACGTGGAACCTCTTCCTCGCCTGGGTCCCCTTCGTCCTCGCCGTGGCGATGGGCCTGCTGCACGCCCGGGGCGGCTCCCGATGGGCGCTGCTGGGGCTCGGCGTCGGCTGGCTGCTCTTCCTGCCGAACGCGCCGTACATCCTCACCGACCTCATCCACCTCGGCGCGATCCCCGGAGCGCCGCTGTGGTTCGACGCGACGCTCATCGGTGCGTTCGCGGTCGCCGGCCTCGCGCTCGGGATCGCCTCGCTGCTCGTCGTCCACCACGTGGTCCAGGAGCGGCTCGGCGTCGCCGCGGGCTGGGCGGTCGCGGTGAGCTCGCTGGTGCTCAGCGCGCTCGGGGTGTACCTGGGCCGCTTCCCGCGCTTCAACTCGTGGGACGTGCTGACCAACCTCGACGGCCTGGTGGGGGTCGTCCTCAAGCGTCTGGGGGACCCGCTGGGCAACCCCTTCCTCATCCAGTTCGGGGTGGCGATGTCGGCGGCCCTGATCGGGTCCTACGCCGCCGCCTGGTGGGTCGGCGGTCGTCGCCTGGACCTGCGCCCGGTCACCGCCTGA
- a CDS encoding CpaF family protein has product MADQRPDAGDPTSLPIFAAPPQQDEVDERTAPRDEVSQRLAAGAGTVSPYDRRASDATPPPPSVRHEQPTGAAAGPPGALRDAHPAAHPDDAVGMASAVPTVATVQAERLADTSGRDLGVDWSQVAELRTQASEMLTSALQDRNDLDPAAQRELGRSIIVELLQTTAANNLAVGQRAWSLDEQERIAQAVFDALFGLGRLQPLVDDDRVENIEITGHDNVLLELVDGTLKEGPPVAETDQELIDFLVFLASRSEVNARPFSEAQPRLHMRLDGGARLAATAWVTPRPSLVIRRHRLREITLEDLSGRGMLDAVAVSFLRAAVRAKKSIVVAGPQGAGKTTMVRALCAELDPWERIGTFETEYELHLHELPEKHRRIVAWESRPGSGEVGADGRQAGEIPLDDLLYDSFRFNLSRQIVGEVRGREVLAMIKAMQSGAGSISTTHSANAVGAIRKLVTCAMEAGSHVTEAYAQRAVAEHIDIIVQLHLDTSSSLGGDARRERYVSEIIVIQPGEDGPATTHVFRPNPDGGEPLAGILPDDYRDLARDGFDLQGYYAQAGR; this is encoded by the coding sequence ATGGCTGACCAGCGACCCGACGCCGGCGACCCCACCTCGCTGCCGATCTTCGCCGCCCCGCCGCAGCAGGACGAGGTGGACGAGCGCACCGCCCCGCGCGACGAGGTCTCCCAGCGCCTCGCCGCCGGGGCCGGGACCGTCTCGCCCTACGACCGCCGGGCCAGCGACGCCACCCCGCCGCCGCCCTCGGTCCGCCACGAGCAGCCGACCGGCGCTGCCGCCGGCCCGCCCGGGGCGCTGCGCGACGCCCACCCGGCGGCGCACCCGGACGACGCCGTCGGCATGGCCAGCGCCGTGCCCACCGTCGCCACCGTCCAGGCCGAGCGGCTGGCGGACACCTCCGGCCGCGATCTCGGGGTGGACTGGAGCCAGGTCGCCGAGCTGCGCACCCAGGCCTCGGAGATGCTCACCAGCGCGCTGCAGGACCGCAACGACCTCGACCCGGCCGCCCAGCGCGAGCTGGGCCGGTCGATCATCGTCGAGCTGCTGCAGACCACCGCCGCCAACAACCTCGCCGTGGGGCAGCGCGCCTGGTCCCTGGACGAGCAGGAGCGGATCGCCCAGGCGGTCTTCGACGCCCTCTTCGGCCTGGGCCGGCTGCAGCCGCTGGTCGACGACGACCGGGTGGAGAACATCGAGATCACCGGGCACGACAACGTGCTGCTCGAGCTCGTCGACGGCACCCTCAAGGAGGGCCCGCCGGTCGCCGAGACCGATCAGGAGCTCATCGACTTCCTCGTCTTCCTGGCCAGCCGCTCCGAGGTCAACGCGCGGCCGTTCTCCGAGGCGCAGCCGCGGCTGCACATGCGTCTCGACGGCGGCGCCCGGCTGGCGGCGACCGCCTGGGTCACGCCCCGCCCCTCGCTGGTCATCCGCCGTCACCGGCTGCGCGAGATCACCCTCGAGGACCTCTCCGGCCGCGGCATGCTCGACGCCGTCGCGGTGAGCTTCCTGCGGGCGGCCGTCCGGGCGAAGAAGAGCATCGTCGTCGCCGGGCCGCAGGGCGCCGGCAAGACGACGATGGTGCGCGCGCTGTGCGCCGAGCTCGACCCGTGGGAGCGGATCGGCACCTTCGAGACCGAGTACGAGCTGCACCTGCACGAGCTGCCGGAGAAGCACCGCCGGATCGTCGCCTGGGAGTCCCGGCCCGGCTCCGGCGAGGTCGGCGCCGACGGTCGGCAGGCCGGCGAGATCCCGCTGGACGACCTGCTCTACGACTCCTTCCGCTTCAACCTCTCCCGGCAGATCGTCGGCGAGGTCCGCGGCCGGGAGGTGCTGGCGATGATCAAGGCGATGCAGTCCGGCGCCGGCTCGATCAGCACCACCCACTCGGCGAACGCCGTCGGCGCGATCCGCAAGCTCGTCACCTGCGCGATGGAGGCCGGCTCGCACGTCACCGAGGCCTACGCCCAGCGGGCGGTGGCCGAGCACATCGACATCATCGTCCAGCTGCACCTGGACACCAGCAGCAGCCTCGGCGGCGACGCCCGCCGCGAGCGCTACGTCAGCGAGATCATCGTCATCCAGCCGGGCGAGGACGGACCGGCCACCACGCACGTCTTCCGCCCGAACCCGGACGGCGGCGAGCCGCTGGCCGGGATCCTCCCGGACGACTACCGCGACCTGGCGCGGGACGGCTTCGACCTCCAGGGCTACTACGCCCAGGCCGGCCGATGA